The nucleotide sequence CAGTGCGAAAAGTAGTAAAATGGTGCTGGTTGCGTTGTACCTCGTTTTAAAGGAAAGTTTTCGGATTTATGCTGACATATGCGAGGCGTTGGGAGTTTTGTTTGATAGGTTTACAACAATGGAGTATGGTAATTGTGTTAAAACCTTTGACCAGTATGTTAATGCAGCTAAAACGATCGACGAGCTTGTTGACTTTTATAGCTGGTCAAAGCAGTTGGGAGTCGCTCGAGCTGCTGAGTTCCCGGATGTGCAAAAGGTGACCGACAAGGTTTTGGGAACGCTCGAACAGTTATTGAGGGAAAAAAAGATTCAGATCAAGAAAAATATCGAAGAAGGTGATAAAGAAAACGGGCCATTGCCGCTAGTTGGGCTGACCCAACCAAGTAACAACCTGTTGGACCTGGAAGACGAAACAGCGCCACCTGTCACCAATGGGAACACGTTGGCACTTGCGTTGTTGTCTGGACCGAAAACGGTGTCGGAAAGTGGAAAATCCGATTGGGAGCTGGCATTGGTTGAATCGACTAGTAATGTAACTAAACCGATGGCTGCAAACACGATAAGCACTGGTCTTGAtcctttaatgctgaatgggatatATGATCAAGGAGCGGTGACATCATCACACACGAGCTACAATCAGGTAAGTGCAGGACCAGTGTTAGCACTGCCTGCACCTCATAAGAACGTGGTGGACCCACAAGACCCGTTTGCAGCGTCACTCATGGTCCCACCTCCACCGTATGTACAGCTTGCTGACCTGGAAAAGAAACAGAAATTTGCAGTGCAGGGACACCAGGTTTGGCAAACGTATGCGATGCAAGGACAAGGGCCGCCTGGAAAAATTAATGCAGGTATTGCAGCTACTTATAATGGCATGGGACAACAAGCAGGCTACAACTATGCGCATTATTGACTATCAGTATTCACCATAGCGTCGATGTTTTTGAATGCTCAATGCTACTAAGATAATTTTTGACTTATTGTAAAATGATATTTTGATTCAATGAATAAAATCAACGTCGCTATCGAATAAAAACATAACTTAAAGGATAAAAATTCAAGATGCTGTTTTAGTCATTATTATGTTAACATCAAACATTGGTGTTTAGGACACTTAAGTACTGTGATTGTGTTAAATATGAATAAAGATGATAACTTTATACCCAAGAtttaaaagaaggaaaaaaaaatctACTTAGATTAATCAATAATGGTACATTAAGTTATCACCAAAATAATGTAGGTTTGTTCCCCCGAAAGATAACGGAATTTAGTATCTAAGTTTGACCTGTAAACACTGAAGCGGCAACGCTCTTAATCGATTCACAAGCTTTATGCATATCAGATTATGTGTGCGCAGCCGAAACAAACAATCGGATGCCCACGGGCAGCTTGCATTTATCAAGTGTTGACCTTCTAGAAGGTACCACAAAAACGGAGTGTTGTTTCAGTACCTGCAATTCCATCAGCTTCTAAATAACTAAACCTCATCTTATATCATACATTCATACGTGTTGAACTGAATAACTCATCTGCAATCGATTTAAACTTACACGGTCAGCAATATTTTCAAGCAACCGAATATTGGTTCTTAAGGACCCCCTGGATTTCTTTAGAACGAGGAACACCAAAGGTGATAGTACGTCACTAGTAATTTCAAGTCCCTATATTCCCGATAATCCTACATATATGTTGTACAAAGTTATTATACTGATATACAATGATTTTATATGTATAAGCAAATAAGGCTCGACTGCTTGAGGACACACTTGTAGAAGACAGCCGAGTCAGCCGATGCATCAGTTTGGGTACTAGCCCGCCCCAGTCGCCATAAACGACATAAAAGTCGGTCAACGCTAAAAATTCTGGTCAAAGTCGGGCTGAGTCGGTCACAGTCGGTCAAAGTTAGgccaaaatttttatatttttaagatttaGTTTTTGTCCTTTTCCATATTGCATATCTATCATGGTATATTAATAATGAAGTTTGTTAAGATGTTTTAAGATTCGAAACTGTACCTCCAATGGGTACTCCAAAAACAACAGCTCGAGCAAAAGGGGGTATCGTACGCAAACGTCTTCCAATCAGATGCATTTTTCACATAATTCATGATGGCTGCAACGATGTTGTTTAACAACTCCATTTCTTACGTGCTATCATCCCAGGGCAACTATCACCAATAGGTAACAACTATATACAAGCTTGAAAACCAGAAGCAAGAAATGAGTATTAGTATGTAAAGATAACAACTTGACAACTTAATGTGAATTGGATCGTTAACAGCTGAATAATCAAGATAAGTGATCCACCTCCTCAACATTCATAGCTTGGTAGTTTACAGCAATTAATAATAGAATAGAATCTAATAATAAAAAGCTACTATTGGTGATTCAATAAACCACCACAAGGATGTTTATAGCAATAAGTACTAGGAAATATGTTCATTTGTTAAATAATGAATACGGCACAATAATAATACTGTAAATAGATAAACAGTCATAAAGCATACGTTTATGAACTCACAACAAACAACGGAATATCAAAGTAAAATGAGCATAATATGCAGTAATATTCCATACTAACAGAGATAATGAGTATTTGTAATAGTTGAATGGCGGTAAAAGATTGTGAAATAACCTGATCTGATTAACAAAGAGTGTGTGGAATGGATTTAATCATGCATATCTAAAGCGtagtgatggtttctgatgctgaaTTGAAAAGAGTAAACTGTAAATAGTGATTCACCTAATTAGCAAACGCAAACTGCAAACGGTAGAGGATGTGATAATTGAAAGCTACCCCTATTACAAATAGATATGGATATCTATTAACAGAGTCAGAGACATAGAGGAAGGGTGCTCTAGATTGTTGTATCATTGCAAATTGCAATAGAATGAGTCAATGGGGAAGGGAACAAAGAATTAAAAAAAACAAAAGGAaagaaaatttaaaataaaataatttaagTGTACGAAAGTCTCGATACGTCCCAAAATAATTGTTTACCTTATTATTTTTGTTTGTCACAAAAAAATTCTCCCAAAATACTGTACTCCGTAAAGCTTACTTTACCCGACGTTCGAGGCCGAAGCCAATGATACTAACACTTCTTAAGTAATAGTGTAATACCGAGGATTTTTTTGAGTTCACGTAGAATTTCAATGCTCTCAAGTTAAAGGCAAGCAAATTGGCGCCAAAACAATTTCGAGACCAAAGAAAGAAAAGAACATGATAATCCATGGGGAAGAGCTTCGCAAATTTAAGTGGAGGGGATTTGATAGCTCGATTAGTTCTTTTTGTATCAGTGTGGATCTCATTATCTCTTGATAGTTGTTAGTTTGCTAGTTGCCATTTAGTTGATTTTGTTGTGATTATAATGTTTTAGTTACTTTAGGTAGTTTGTTAGTTTGCTTGTGTTGCGATGAGTCCGGTGGCGTGTTATGTTGCCTTCATTTCGATTGTAATTCTTTTTTTATATAGTTTTTGTTTTTTctctaaagaaaaaaaaaattgtagtgCGTTACATTTTTTTTTAGCAACGTGATTAATTGAATTTAATTGAAAATATAACTTTTATAATTTGACTGTCGTTAAGGTTAAGGTGTATAAAATATGTATTTTGTAAATAGCAATTACTTTTCACTTTGACATTATCAAATTTTATAAGCTTTAAACTTCTTAATTTAATCGAGTTAAGTTTTAAAAAATTCAACTTATATTAACAAATGTATATGTAAATTCTAGTTTTACCTTTGTAAAACTTCTATTATTATCAAAACCATTTCTCAAGTAAAAATACAGTCTCACACTCTCACTCCCATTTCCACGTGTGAAACACGTGCACTAAGCTCACACTCATTCTCCCAATCTTCACACACCATCGCTGTTTTTCCACCACAAATGTCATCCAACACCGTCGTAGTTCTCGACAACGGCGGCGGTTTAATCAAAGCCGGTATCGGCGGCGAACGTGATCCAACCACCGTCGTCCCAAACTGCACCGCCCGTCCACTCTCTTCTAAAAAACATCTTCTCGCCGACCAACTATTATCACCAACAGAAGACCTAACCTCCGCCGTAATCCGCCGTCCGTACGACCGTGGTTACTTAATCAACCATGATCTCCAATCCACAATCTGGTCCCACATATTCACTAACTTACTCCACATCACACCTTCACAATCGTCACTCTTACTAACCGAACCCTTATTTAACCTCGCGTCGATCTCACGCGCGACTGACGAAATCGTATTCGAAGAGTTTAATTTCAAATCATTATTCGTTTCTGATTCTCCGTCGCTAGTTCATTTGTATGAAGCTAGTAGACGGCCGTACGACGTCGTTTCGAAAACGCAGTGTAGTTTAGTTGTTGACCTAGGGTTTAGTTTTAGCCACGTGGCACCTGTGTTTCAGAATTTCACGGTGAATTATGGCGTCAAAAGAATGGATTTGGGCGGGAAAGCGTTGACGAATTATTTGAAGGAGTTAGTTAGTTATAGATCTGTTAATGTGATGGATGAAACTTTTTTAATGGATGATGTTAAGGAGAAATTGTGTTTTGTATCTACTGATGTTGCAAGAGATTTGCAGATTGCTAGGTATTAATTTTGACTTTTTTAGTCAAATTGATTAACTTTGATGTAAATTTATATGTTTTTCTCTTAGTATTTGTGATAAATTGCTCTTATGATTTGGAATATTTTTACAATTTGAGAAAAGTTGGTGAATTTCTGAATTTAAATGCTGTATGtttgactttgaaaagtcaaaatgTTAATTTGTTGATTTTGTTAGGGTTTATGAACTAAGTAATGATACATTCTGCTATTGGTAATATACAGGAGGCGGGGAAACGACAATTATTTCAGGTGTACGTATGTGCTTCCTGACGGTATTACGCATACGAAGGGGTTTGTAAAAGACCCTGTTGAAGCACAAAGATATCAAAATTTATCTGAGGATGGTGAACTTTTGGGCTCTGAAGAGACGGATGAAGCTGATCAAACGGAAACTCGAAGCAAACCGTCGGAAAGGAATAGAATTGATCTCACCAAAAATGTAGTACTATTTTCATTTCTTACGTTTCGTCTAAAGTTTagatttttaattaagttaatcAATTGCAATTTGCTTACTGAATAACAGGAGTTCAGCTTGAGTAATGAGCGGTTTCTTGTCCCTGAGATGATCTTTCGGCCAGCTGATTTGGGTGCGTGTCAATCTGATGTGTTTGATTGGAAAATGAGATTAAATAGTTTACTtggtgattttttttttatataaaattgtGAAATTTTTGTAGGAATGAACCAGGCTGGATTGGCA is from Rutidosis leptorrhynchoides isolate AG116_Rl617_1_P2 chromosome 10, CSIRO_AGI_Rlap_v1, whole genome shotgun sequence and encodes:
- the LOC139872299 gene encoding actin-related protein 6, which encodes MSSNTVVVLDNGGGLIKAGIGGERDPTTVVPNCTARPLSSKKHLLADQLLSPTEDLTSAVIRRPYDRGYLINHDLQSTIWSHIFTNLLHITPSQSSLLLTEPLFNLASISRATDEIVFEEFNFKSLFVSDSPSLVHLYEASRRPYDVVSKTQCSLVVDLGFSFSHVAPVFQNFTVNYGVKRMDLGGKALTNYLKELVSYRSVNVMDETFLMDDVKEKLCFVSTDVARDLQIARRRGNDNYFRCTYVLPDGITHTKGFVKDPVEAQRYQNLSEDGELLGSEETDEADQTETRSKPSERNRIDLTKNEFSLSNERFLVPEMIFRPADLGMNQAGLAECIVRAVNSCHPYLHPVLYESIILTGGSTLFHGFAKRLESELRPLVPDVYQVKITTQEDPILGVWRGGSLLASSPDFDAMCVTKAEYEELGSYRCRRRFFH
- the LOC139872581 gene encoding putative clathrin assembly protein At2g25430 — protein: MSSSTIRKAIGVVKDQTSISIAKVAGNVAPDLEVLIVKATNHDHEPAEEKYIREILHLISQSRCYVGACVYNISKRLSKTHDWVVALKALMLVHRLLVDGDPVFGQEIMYASRKGARVLNMTDFRVEALSNYWDHSGFVKSYGMYLDQKVEFIAFERKISHKSKSYGDLYESVTKVAMTPVREMKPDRVLERLNKLVRLMDRVLSCRPAGSAKSSKMVLVALYLVLKESFRIYADICEALGVLFDRFTTMEYGNCVKTFDQYVNAAKTIDELVDFYSWSKQLGVARAAEFPDVQKVTDKVLGTLEQLLREKKIQIKKNIEEGDKENGPLPLVGLTQPSNNLLDLEDETAPPVTNGNTLALALLSGPKTVSESGKSDWELALVESTSNVTKPMAANTISTGLDPLMLNGIYDQGAVTSSHTSYNQVSAGPVLALPAPHKNVVDPQDPFAASLMVPPPPYVQLADLEKKQKFAVQGHQVWQTYAMQGQGPPGKINAGIAATYNGMGQQAGYNYAHY